One window of Serinus canaria isolate serCan28SL12 chromosome 3, serCan2020, whole genome shotgun sequence genomic DNA carries:
- the FAM161A gene encoding protein FAM161A isoform X5: MEDAHRAARLAASCLRTPLDPRTRAPAALYERGPPPAAAQDGFDLDSNTNREQASTPKRDCDKWIDFSKMYNSNQEYYLKLEELKNAHMETMAKLESMYQNKLYLKGVRALDKRNDTSPKCCSDDSLEWKSPALHQWWTGSNQDSDSSDPLGSSASDASDEELVFEENGSEAGSSSFAKEQIEKMWDGFCLEDYIFCAKHSLPSSPARRKVRKKEKAWYPRITVPKPFQMTIREAQKKEQNVKSKSQIELENHLLKKQLEEEAECQKKFRANPVPATVFLPLYQDIVQRNEERRRSVRERSRLQLLATQKPFKFIERERQRLEARKMQLKDLSPPEIKIKVFRAKPVPRCVYSPDFHDKVKEEELCREIRIRMRAEELLRNSSVPNSRLALKETSKKKKHRSTEPKQMEHKLKIKSSVPDFELLHEKFQKRLLRQKKVKPLTVCEPFDLCTSYIPSNKDRILKDMQEDEEKLKETRWPFASPRRKPQSGAKPHLLGEGKSKPPKTTESTRRRLQALRNSLEEKRKLEEQQKRNRNKQKQRTKKFQKIVMARAEANDPHQSLAQMSKPRLKTFRNNEKQRRQEYLQELQEMEERVKQMPLLLERVTQKNARIAAEKYYSNRLRALGICPEFVSKKGGAAKSLHFSTAGDFTSIAGRARTTKVKVKKNEFFEEAAGDSPQSEQSWEEEEEEEEKKGVKTSTPDEQCSDLEDGGEARASPDVLEPESNQHSDQEEEEEEEEEEAKADLSLGHSQEEEEEEEAKASPSLGHSQEEEEEEEGKAGSSLDHSQEEEEEEEAKAGSSLDHSQEVEEEEEGKAGSSLDHSKEEEEEDESRPKSDGSHEEEAQSDPEAEGAFQYEDEEYESDGSEEEPSEEEGH, encoded by the exons ATGGAGGACGCGCACCGGGCCGCCCGCCTGGCCGCCTCCTGCCTCCGCACGCCGCTCGACCCGCGCACACGGGCGCCCGCCGCGCTCTACGAGCGggggccgccgcccgccgccgcgcAG GATGGCTTCGACTTGGATTCAAATACCAACAGAGAGCAGGCCTCCACTCCAAAGAGAGACTGTGACAAGTGGATAGACTTTTCCAAAATGTACAATTCCAATCAAGAGTATTACTTGAagctggaagagctgaaaaATGCCCACATGGAGACGATGGCAAAACTGGAAAGTATGTATCAGAACAAACTGTATTTAAAAGGAGTTCGAGCCCTGGATAAGAGAAATGACACCTCTCCAAAGTGCTGTAG TGATGATTCCTTAGAGTGGAAGTCACCGGCTTTGCATCAATGGTGGACTGGCTCAAAccaag ACTCAGACTCAAGCGATCCCTTGGGCTCAAGCGCATCGGACGCGTCTGATGAAGAATTAGTGTTTGAAGAGAACGGCAGCGAAGCTGGATCATCCTCATTTGCTAAAGAGCAGATTGAAAAAATGTGGGATGGCTTCTGCCTGGAAGACTACATCTTCTGTGCcaagcacagcctgcccagctcaCCAGCCCGCAGGAAAGTGCGCAAGAAAGAGAAGGCGTGGTACCCCAGAATCACCGTGCCCAAGCCCTTCCAGATGACCATCAGAGAAGCTCAGAAGAAAGAGCAGAACGTCAAATCCAAGTCACAGATTGAGCTGGAAAATCACCTGCTgaagaagcagctggaggaggaagcagagtgTCAGAAGAAGTTCCGAGCCAACCCCGTGCCCGCCACCGTCTTCCTGCCGCTGTACCAGGACATCGTGCAGCGGAACGAGGAGCGCAGGAGGTCTgtgagggagaggagcaggctccagctcctggccaccCAAAAGCCCTTTAAGTTCATTGAGAGAGAGAGGCAAAGGCTTGAAGCCaggaaaatgcagttaaaaGACCTTTCCCCAcctgaaattaaaatcaaagtGTTCAGAGCGAAACCAGTCCCCAGATGTGTTTATAGTCCAGATTTCCATGACAAGGTAAAGGaagaggagctctgcagggaaatcAGGATCAGGAtgagagctgaggagctgctaCGAAATTCATCTGTACCCAACAGCAGACTGGCCTTAAAAGAGACcagcaaaaagaagaaacacaggaGCACTGAACCAAAGCAAATGGAGCACAAGCTCAAGATCAAATCGAGCGTTCCTGATTTTGAACTCCTACACGAGAAATTCCAGAAACGCCTCCTGCGacaaaaaaaagtgaaaccCCTCACAGTCTGTGAGCCTTTTGACCTTTGTACTTCATACATCCCCTCAAATAAGGACAGGATCTTGAAGGACATGCAAGAGGATGaggaaaaactgaaggaaaCACGGTGGCCGTTTGCCTCTCCGAGACGGAAGCCTCAGTCAGGGGCAAAGCCTCATCtcctgggagagggaaaatCCAAACctcccaaaaccacagaatcCACCAGACGGCGGCTGCAAGCCCTGAG GAATTCCcttgaggaaaagagaaagctggaagaacaacaaaaaaggaacagaaacaagcagaaacaaagaacgaaaaaattccagaaaattGTGATGGCTCGGGCTGAAGCCAATGACCCACATCAGAGCCTAGCTCAGATGTCTAAACCCAGATTAAAAACATTCAG GAACAACGAGaagcagagaaggcaggaatATTTGCAAGAATTGcaagaaatggaagaaagagTAAAACAAATGCCATTGCTTTTAGAAAGAGTCACTCAG aaaaatgCCAGAATAGCTGCAGAAAAGTATTATTCCAACAGACTGAGAGCACTGGGGATCTGCCCAGAGTTTGTTTCAAagaaaggaggagcagccaaATCACTGCACTTCTCCACTGCTGGAGATTTCACCTCCATTGCTGGCAGAGCAAG AACCACCAAggttaaagtgaaaaaaaatgaattctttGAGGAAGCAGCTGGTGACAGTCCCCAGTCTGAGCAgtcctgggaggaggaggaggaggaggaagagaagaaaggtgTCAAAACCTCCACCCCAGATGAGCAGTGCAGTGACCTGGAGGATGGGGGTGAGGCCAGGGCCAGCCCTGATGTCCTTGAGCCTGAATCCAACCAGCACAGTgaccaggaggaggaggaggaagaggaggaggaggaagccaAGGCAGACCTGTCACTTGGCCATtcccaggaggaagaggaggaagaggaagcaaaGGCAAGTCCATCACTTGGTCATtcccaggaggaggaagaggaggaagaaggcaaagcaggctcatCTCTGGACCATtcccaggaggaggaagaggaggaagaagcaaaagcag gctcatCTCTGGACCATTCCCAGGaggtggaagaggaggaagaaggcaAGGCAGGCTCATCTCTGGACCATtccaaggaggaggaagaggaggatgagtCCAGACCCAAGTCTGATGGCTCCCATGAAGAGGAAGCTCAGTCTGACCCTGAAGCTGAGGGTGCCTTCCAGTATGAGGATGAGGAGTATGAGAGTGATGGTTCTGAGGAGGAGCCCAGTGAGGAGGAAGGGCactga
- the FAM161A gene encoding protein FAM161A isoform X7 yields MYNSNQEYYLKLEELKNAHMETMAKLESMYQNKLYLKGVRALDKRNDTSPKCCSDDSLEWKSPALHQWWTGSNQDSDSSDPLGSSASDASDEELVFEENGSEAGSSSFAKEQIEKMWDGFCLEDYIFCAKHSLPSSPARRKVRKKEKAWYPRITVPKPFQMTIREAQKKEQNVKSKSQIELENHLLKKQLEEEAECQKKFRANPVPATVFLPLYQDIVQRNEERRRSVRERSRLQLLATQKPFKFIERERQRLEARKMQLKDLSPPEIKIKVFRAKPVPRCVYSPDFHDKVKEEELCREIRIRMRAEELLRNSSVPNSRLALKETSKKKKHRSTEPKQMEHKLKIKSSVPDFELLHEKFQKRLLRQKKVKPLTVCEPFDLCTSYIPSNKDRILKDMQEDEEKLKETRWPFASPRRKPQSGAKPHLLGEGKSKPPKTTESTRRRLQALRNSLEEKRKLEEQQKRNRNKQKQRTKKFQKIVMARAEANDPHQSLAQMSKPRLKTFRNNEKQRRQEYLQELQEMEERVKQMPLLLERVTQKNARIAAEKYYSNRLRALGICPEFVSKKGGAAKSLHFSTAGDFTSIAGRARTTKVKVKKNEFFEEAAGDSPQSEQSWEEEEEEEEKKGVKTSTPDEQCSDLEDGGEARASPDVLEPESNQHSDQEEEEEEEEEEAKADLSLGHSQEEEEEEEAKASPSLGHSQEEEEEEEGKAGSSLDHSQEEEEEEEAKAGPSLDHSQEEEEEEEAKQAHLWTIPRRRKRRKKAKQAHLWTIPRRWKRRKKARQAHLWTIPRRRKRRMSPDPSLMAPMKRKLSLTLKLRVPSSMRMRSMRVMVLRRSPVRRKGTEEGLGLRSLLHCWLCF; encoded by the exons ATGTACAATTCCAATCAAGAGTATTACTTGAagctggaagagctgaaaaATGCCCACATGGAGACGATGGCAAAACTGGAAAGTATGTATCAGAACAAACTGTATTTAAAAGGAGTTCGAGCCCTGGATAAGAGAAATGACACCTCTCCAAAGTGCTGTAG TGATGATTCCTTAGAGTGGAAGTCACCGGCTTTGCATCAATGGTGGACTGGCTCAAAccaag ACTCAGACTCAAGCGATCCCTTGGGCTCAAGCGCATCGGACGCGTCTGATGAAGAATTAGTGTTTGAAGAGAACGGCAGCGAAGCTGGATCATCCTCATTTGCTAAAGAGCAGATTGAAAAAATGTGGGATGGCTTCTGCCTGGAAGACTACATCTTCTGTGCcaagcacagcctgcccagctcaCCAGCCCGCAGGAAAGTGCGCAAGAAAGAGAAGGCGTGGTACCCCAGAATCACCGTGCCCAAGCCCTTCCAGATGACCATCAGAGAAGCTCAGAAGAAAGAGCAGAACGTCAAATCCAAGTCACAGATTGAGCTGGAAAATCACCTGCTgaagaagcagctggaggaggaagcagagtgTCAGAAGAAGTTCCGAGCCAACCCCGTGCCCGCCACCGTCTTCCTGCCGCTGTACCAGGACATCGTGCAGCGGAACGAGGAGCGCAGGAGGTCTgtgagggagaggagcaggctccagctcctggccaccCAAAAGCCCTTTAAGTTCATTGAGAGAGAGAGGCAAAGGCTTGAAGCCaggaaaatgcagttaaaaGACCTTTCCCCAcctgaaattaaaatcaaagtGTTCAGAGCGAAACCAGTCCCCAGATGTGTTTATAGTCCAGATTTCCATGACAAGGTAAAGGaagaggagctctgcagggaaatcAGGATCAGGAtgagagctgaggagctgctaCGAAATTCATCTGTACCCAACAGCAGACTGGCCTTAAAAGAGACcagcaaaaagaagaaacacaggaGCACTGAACCAAAGCAAATGGAGCACAAGCTCAAGATCAAATCGAGCGTTCCTGATTTTGAACTCCTACACGAGAAATTCCAGAAACGCCTCCTGCGacaaaaaaaagtgaaaccCCTCACAGTCTGTGAGCCTTTTGACCTTTGTACTTCATACATCCCCTCAAATAAGGACAGGATCTTGAAGGACATGCAAGAGGATGaggaaaaactgaaggaaaCACGGTGGCCGTTTGCCTCTCCGAGACGGAAGCCTCAGTCAGGGGCAAAGCCTCATCtcctgggagagggaaaatCCAAACctcccaaaaccacagaatcCACCAGACGGCGGCTGCAAGCCCTGAG GAATTCCcttgaggaaaagagaaagctggaagaacaacaaaaaaggaacagaaacaagcagaaacaaagaacgaaaaaattccagaaaattGTGATGGCTCGGGCTGAAGCCAATGACCCACATCAGAGCCTAGCTCAGATGTCTAAACCCAGATTAAAAACATTCAG GAACAACGAGaagcagagaaggcaggaatATTTGCAAGAATTGcaagaaatggaagaaagagTAAAACAAATGCCATTGCTTTTAGAAAGAGTCACTCAG aaaaatgCCAGAATAGCTGCAGAAAAGTATTATTCCAACAGACTGAGAGCACTGGGGATCTGCCCAGAGTTTGTTTCAAagaaaggaggagcagccaaATCACTGCACTTCTCCACTGCTGGAGATTTCACCTCCATTGCTGGCAGAGCAAG AACCACCAAggttaaagtgaaaaaaaatgaattctttGAGGAAGCAGCTGGTGACAGTCCCCAGTCTGAGCAgtcctgggaggaggaggaggaggaggaagagaagaaaggtgTCAAAACCTCCACCCCAGATGAGCAGTGCAGTGACCTGGAGGATGGGGGTGAGGCCAGGGCCAGCCCTGATGTCCTTGAGCCTGAATCCAACCAGCACAGTgaccaggaggaggaggaggaagaggaggaggaggaagccaAGGCAGACCTGTCACTTGGCCATtcccaggaggaagaggaggaagaggaagcaaaGGCAAGTCCATCACTTGGTCATtcccaggaggaggaagaggaggaagaaggcaaagcaggctcatCTCTGGACCATtcccaggaggaggaagaggaggaagaagcaaaagcagGCCCATCTCTGGACCATtcccaggaggaggaagaggaggaagaagcaaagcAGGCCCATCTCTGGACCATtcccaggaggaggaagaggaggaagaaggcaaagcaggctcatCTCTGGACCATTCCCAGGaggtggaagaggaggaagaaggcaAGGCAGGCTCATCTCTGGACCATtccaaggaggaggaagaggaggatgagtCCAGACCCAAGTCTGATGGCTCCCATGAAGAGGAAGCTCAGTCTGACCCTGAAGCTGAGGGTGCCTTCCAGTATGAGGATGAGGAGTATGAGAGTGATGGTTCTGAGGAGGAGCCCAGTGAGGAGGAAGGGCactgaggaagggctggggctcaggagcctcttgcactgctggctgtgcttttgA
- the FAM161A gene encoding protein FAM161A isoform X4 has product MEDAHRAARLAASCLRTPLDPRTRAPAALYERGPPPAAAQDGFDLDSNTNREQASTPKRDCDKWIDFSKMYNSNQEYYLKLEELKNAHMETMAKLESMYQNKLYLKGVRALDKRNDTSPKCCSDDSLEWKSPALHQWWTGSNQDSDSSDPLGSSASDASDEELVFEENGSEAGSSSFAKEQIEKMWDGFCLEDYIFCAKHSLPSSPARRKVRKKEKAWYPRITVPKPFQMTIREAQKKEQNVKSKSQIELENHLLKKQLEEEAECQKKFRANPVPATVFLPLYQDIVQRNEERRRSVRERSRLQLLATQKPFKFIERERQRLEARKMQLKDLSPPEIKIKVFRAKPVPRCVYSPDFHDKVKEEELCREIRIRMRAEELLRNSSVPNSRLALKETSKKKKHRSTEPKQMEHKLKIKSSVPDFELLHEKFQKRLLRQKKVKPLTVCEPFDLCTSYIPSNKDRILKDMQEDEEKLKETRWPFASPRRKPQSGAKPHLLGEGKSKPPKTTESTRRRLQALRNSLEEKRKLEEQQKRNRNKQKQRTKKFQKIVMARAEANDPHQSLAQMSKPRLKTFRNNEKQRRQEYLQELQEMEERVKQMPLLLERVTQKNARIAAEKYYSNRLRALGICPEFVSKKGGAAKSLHFSTAGDFTSIAGRARTTKVKVKKNEFFEEAAGDSPQSEQSWEEEEEEEEKKGVKTSTPDEQCSDLEDGGEARASPDVLEPESNQHSDQEEEEEEEEEEAKADLSLGHSQEEEEEEEAKASPSLGHSQEEEEEEEGKAGSSLDHSQEEEEEEEAKAGPSLDHSQEEEEEEEGKAGSSLDHSQEVEEEEEGKAGSSLDHSKEEEEEDESRPKSDGSHEEEAQSDPEAEGAFQYEDEEYESDGSEEEPSEEEGH; this is encoded by the exons ATGGAGGACGCGCACCGGGCCGCCCGCCTGGCCGCCTCCTGCCTCCGCACGCCGCTCGACCCGCGCACACGGGCGCCCGCCGCGCTCTACGAGCGggggccgccgcccgccgccgcgcAG GATGGCTTCGACTTGGATTCAAATACCAACAGAGAGCAGGCCTCCACTCCAAAGAGAGACTGTGACAAGTGGATAGACTTTTCCAAAATGTACAATTCCAATCAAGAGTATTACTTGAagctggaagagctgaaaaATGCCCACATGGAGACGATGGCAAAACTGGAAAGTATGTATCAGAACAAACTGTATTTAAAAGGAGTTCGAGCCCTGGATAAGAGAAATGACACCTCTCCAAAGTGCTGTAG TGATGATTCCTTAGAGTGGAAGTCACCGGCTTTGCATCAATGGTGGACTGGCTCAAAccaag ACTCAGACTCAAGCGATCCCTTGGGCTCAAGCGCATCGGACGCGTCTGATGAAGAATTAGTGTTTGAAGAGAACGGCAGCGAAGCTGGATCATCCTCATTTGCTAAAGAGCAGATTGAAAAAATGTGGGATGGCTTCTGCCTGGAAGACTACATCTTCTGTGCcaagcacagcctgcccagctcaCCAGCCCGCAGGAAAGTGCGCAAGAAAGAGAAGGCGTGGTACCCCAGAATCACCGTGCCCAAGCCCTTCCAGATGACCATCAGAGAAGCTCAGAAGAAAGAGCAGAACGTCAAATCCAAGTCACAGATTGAGCTGGAAAATCACCTGCTgaagaagcagctggaggaggaagcagagtgTCAGAAGAAGTTCCGAGCCAACCCCGTGCCCGCCACCGTCTTCCTGCCGCTGTACCAGGACATCGTGCAGCGGAACGAGGAGCGCAGGAGGTCTgtgagggagaggagcaggctccagctcctggccaccCAAAAGCCCTTTAAGTTCATTGAGAGAGAGAGGCAAAGGCTTGAAGCCaggaaaatgcagttaaaaGACCTTTCCCCAcctgaaattaaaatcaaagtGTTCAGAGCGAAACCAGTCCCCAGATGTGTTTATAGTCCAGATTTCCATGACAAGGTAAAGGaagaggagctctgcagggaaatcAGGATCAGGAtgagagctgaggagctgctaCGAAATTCATCTGTACCCAACAGCAGACTGGCCTTAAAAGAGACcagcaaaaagaagaaacacaggaGCACTGAACCAAAGCAAATGGAGCACAAGCTCAAGATCAAATCGAGCGTTCCTGATTTTGAACTCCTACACGAGAAATTCCAGAAACGCCTCCTGCGacaaaaaaaagtgaaaccCCTCACAGTCTGTGAGCCTTTTGACCTTTGTACTTCATACATCCCCTCAAATAAGGACAGGATCTTGAAGGACATGCAAGAGGATGaggaaaaactgaaggaaaCACGGTGGCCGTTTGCCTCTCCGAGACGGAAGCCTCAGTCAGGGGCAAAGCCTCATCtcctgggagagggaaaatCCAAACctcccaaaaccacagaatcCACCAGACGGCGGCTGCAAGCCCTGAG GAATTCCcttgaggaaaagagaaagctggaagaacaacaaaaaaggaacagaaacaagcagaaacaaagaacgaaaaaattccagaaaattGTGATGGCTCGGGCTGAAGCCAATGACCCACATCAGAGCCTAGCTCAGATGTCTAAACCCAGATTAAAAACATTCAG GAACAACGAGaagcagagaaggcaggaatATTTGCAAGAATTGcaagaaatggaagaaagagTAAAACAAATGCCATTGCTTTTAGAAAGAGTCACTCAG aaaaatgCCAGAATAGCTGCAGAAAAGTATTATTCCAACAGACTGAGAGCACTGGGGATCTGCCCAGAGTTTGTTTCAAagaaaggaggagcagccaaATCACTGCACTTCTCCACTGCTGGAGATTTCACCTCCATTGCTGGCAGAGCAAG AACCACCAAggttaaagtgaaaaaaaatgaattctttGAGGAAGCAGCTGGTGACAGTCCCCAGTCTGAGCAgtcctgggaggaggaggaggaggaggaagagaagaaaggtgTCAAAACCTCCACCCCAGATGAGCAGTGCAGTGACCTGGAGGATGGGGGTGAGGCCAGGGCCAGCCCTGATGTCCTTGAGCCTGAATCCAACCAGCACAGTgaccaggaggaggaggaggaagaggaggaggaggaagccaAGGCAGACCTGTCACTTGGCCATtcccaggaggaagaggaggaagaggaagcaaaGGCAAGTCCATCACTTGGTCATtcccaggaggaggaagaggaggaagaaggcaaagcaggctcatCTCTGGACCATtcccaggaggaggaagaggaggaagaagcaaaagcag GCCCATCTCTGGACCATtcccaggaggaggaagaggaggaagaaggcaaagcaggctcatCTCTGGACCATTCCCAGGaggtggaagaggaggaagaaggcaAGGCAGGCTCATCTCTGGACCATtccaaggaggaggaagaggaggatgagtCCAGACCCAAGTCTGATGGCTCCCATGAAGAGGAAGCTCAGTCTGACCCTGAAGCTGAGGGTGCCTTCCAGTATGAGGATGAGGAGTATGAGAGTGATGGTTCTGAGGAGGAGCCCAGTGAGGAGGAAGGGCactga
- the FAM161A gene encoding protein FAM161A isoform X8, protein MTPLQSAVDSDSSDPLGSSASDASDEELVFEENGSEAGSSSFAKEQIEKMWDGFCLEDYIFCAKHSLPSSPARRKVRKKEKAWYPRITVPKPFQMTIREAQKKEQNVKSKSQIELENHLLKKQLEEEAECQKKFRANPVPATVFLPLYQDIVQRNEERRRSVRERSRLQLLATQKPFKFIERERQRLEARKMQLKDLSPPEIKIKVFRAKPVPRCVYSPDFHDKVKEEELCREIRIRMRAEELLRNSSVPNSRLALKETSKKKKHRSTEPKQMEHKLKIKSSVPDFELLHEKFQKRLLRQKKVKPLTVCEPFDLCTSYIPSNKDRILKDMQEDEEKLKETRWPFASPRRKPQSGAKPHLLGEGKSKPPKTTESTRRRLQALRNSLEEKRKLEEQQKRNRNKQKQRTKKFQKIVMARAEANDPHQSLAQMSKPRLKTFRNNEKQRRQEYLQELQEMEERVKQMPLLLERVTQKNARIAAEKYYSNRLRALGICPEFVSKKGGAAKSLHFSTAGDFTSIAGRARTTKVKVKKNEFFEEAAGDSPQSEQSWEEEEEEEEKKGVKTSTPDEQCSDLEDGGEARASPDVLEPESNQHSDQEEEEEEEEEEAKADLSLGHSQEEEEEEEAKASPSLGHSQEEEEEEEGKAGSSLDHSQEEEEEEEAKAGPSLDHSQEEEEEEEAKQAHLWTIPRRRKRRKKAKQAHLWTIPRRWKRRKKARQAHLWTIPRRRKRRMSPDPSLMAPMKRKLSLTLKLRVPSSMRMRSMRVMVLRRSPVRRKGTEEGLGLRSLLHCWLCF, encoded by the exons ATGACACCTCTCCAAAGTGCTGTAG ACTCAGACTCAAGCGATCCCTTGGGCTCAAGCGCATCGGACGCGTCTGATGAAGAATTAGTGTTTGAAGAGAACGGCAGCGAAGCTGGATCATCCTCATTTGCTAAAGAGCAGATTGAAAAAATGTGGGATGGCTTCTGCCTGGAAGACTACATCTTCTGTGCcaagcacagcctgcccagctcaCCAGCCCGCAGGAAAGTGCGCAAGAAAGAGAAGGCGTGGTACCCCAGAATCACCGTGCCCAAGCCCTTCCAGATGACCATCAGAGAAGCTCAGAAGAAAGAGCAGAACGTCAAATCCAAGTCACAGATTGAGCTGGAAAATCACCTGCTgaagaagcagctggaggaggaagcagagtgTCAGAAGAAGTTCCGAGCCAACCCCGTGCCCGCCACCGTCTTCCTGCCGCTGTACCAGGACATCGTGCAGCGGAACGAGGAGCGCAGGAGGTCTgtgagggagaggagcaggctccagctcctggccaccCAAAAGCCCTTTAAGTTCATTGAGAGAGAGAGGCAAAGGCTTGAAGCCaggaaaatgcagttaaaaGACCTTTCCCCAcctgaaattaaaatcaaagtGTTCAGAGCGAAACCAGTCCCCAGATGTGTTTATAGTCCAGATTTCCATGACAAGGTAAAGGaagaggagctctgcagggaaatcAGGATCAGGAtgagagctgaggagctgctaCGAAATTCATCTGTACCCAACAGCAGACTGGCCTTAAAAGAGACcagcaaaaagaagaaacacaggaGCACTGAACCAAAGCAAATGGAGCACAAGCTCAAGATCAAATCGAGCGTTCCTGATTTTGAACTCCTACACGAGAAATTCCAGAAACGCCTCCTGCGacaaaaaaaagtgaaaccCCTCACAGTCTGTGAGCCTTTTGACCTTTGTACTTCATACATCCCCTCAAATAAGGACAGGATCTTGAAGGACATGCAAGAGGATGaggaaaaactgaaggaaaCACGGTGGCCGTTTGCCTCTCCGAGACGGAAGCCTCAGTCAGGGGCAAAGCCTCATCtcctgggagagggaaaatCCAAACctcccaaaaccacagaatcCACCAGACGGCGGCTGCAAGCCCTGAG GAATTCCcttgaggaaaagagaaagctggaagaacaacaaaaaaggaacagaaacaagcagaaacaaagaacgaaaaaattccagaaaattGTGATGGCTCGGGCTGAAGCCAATGACCCACATCAGAGCCTAGCTCAGATGTCTAAACCCAGATTAAAAACATTCAG GAACAACGAGaagcagagaaggcaggaatATTTGCAAGAATTGcaagaaatggaagaaagagTAAAACAAATGCCATTGCTTTTAGAAAGAGTCACTCAG aaaaatgCCAGAATAGCTGCAGAAAAGTATTATTCCAACAGACTGAGAGCACTGGGGATCTGCCCAGAGTTTGTTTCAAagaaaggaggagcagccaaATCACTGCACTTCTCCACTGCTGGAGATTTCACCTCCATTGCTGGCAGAGCAAG AACCACCAAggttaaagtgaaaaaaaatgaattctttGAGGAAGCAGCTGGTGACAGTCCCCAGTCTGAGCAgtcctgggaggaggaggaggaggaggaagagaagaaaggtgTCAAAACCTCCACCCCAGATGAGCAGTGCAGTGACCTGGAGGATGGGGGTGAGGCCAGGGCCAGCCCTGATGTCCTTGAGCCTGAATCCAACCAGCACAGTgaccaggaggaggaggaggaagaggaggaggaggaagccaAGGCAGACCTGTCACTTGGCCATtcccaggaggaagaggaggaagaggaagcaaaGGCAAGTCCATCACTTGGTCATtcccaggaggaggaagaggaggaagaaggcaaagcaggctcatCTCTGGACCATtcccaggaggaggaagaggaggaagaagcaaaagcagGCCCATCTCTGGACCATtcccaggaggaggaagaggaggaagaagcaaagcAGGCCCATCTCTGGACCATtcccaggaggaggaagaggaggaagaaggcaaagcaggctcatCTCTGGACCATTCCCAGGaggtggaagaggaggaagaaggcaAGGCAGGCTCATCTCTGGACCATtccaaggaggaggaagaggaggatgagtCCAGACCCAAGTCTGATGGCTCCCATGAAGAGGAAGCTCAGTCTGACCCTGAAGCTGAGGGTGCCTTCCAGTATGAGGATGAGGAGTATGAGAGTGATGGTTCTGAGGAGGAGCCCAGTGAGGAGGAAGGGCactgaggaagggctggggctcaggagcctcttgcactgctggctgtgcttttgA